CTCCGTGAGGACGGCTACGGGTGGTGGCTCGACCGTCTCCGTCGGCTGTTCGACCTCGTCGACGTGACCCGCATCGACCACTTCAAAGGCTTCGACGAGTACTGGGCCATCGACGCAAACTCGGACAACCCAGGAGACGGCGAGTGGCGAGATGCACCGGGTCACGACTTCTTCGAGACGGTCGAACGCGAACTGGGCGAACTCCCGTTCATCGTCGAGGACCTCGGCTTCCTCGACGTGTCACTCGTGGACCTCCGCGACCGATTCGCGTTCCCCGGGATGCGCGTCCCACAGTACGCCGACTGGTGCCGTGAGGGCGACATGTACCAACCGATGCACTACCCAGAGAACTCCGTCGCCTACACCTCGACGCACGACACCGACACCTTCGTCGGATACTACCAGTCGCTGGACGACCACACGCGCGACTGCCTGCACTACAACATCGGTGCCGACGGGACGGACATCCACTGGTCTATCATCGACGCCGTCTGGAACTCGGCGTCCGTCCTCGCCTTCACGACGATGCAGGACGTTCTCGGCCTCGACTCCCACGCCCGGTTCAACACGCCCGGCACCCAGACCGGGAACTGGGAGTGGCGCGTCACCGACGAGGGACTCGACGACAGCGTCGCGAGCCAACTCGCCAACCTGACCGACCTCCACATCCGGAACTGAGGCCAACCGCACTGGTCGTCTTCCGTCTCATTCTCGATTGCAGACCACTCACGTCGGGTGTTATCCCGTCTGCGAGCGTACTGTCTCCAATGAACCCTGAAGACACGACGAGCACCGGGTCTCACGAGATAGACGTCGAAGCGACCGAACGGCGGTTCGTCTCGCCACTCGAATCCATCGTCAGCGCAGACGCACGAACCGTCTACGGCGACCCCGTCACTGTCGGCGAGCGAACGATCGTTCCCGTCGCGCGCATCGCATACGGCATCGGCATGGGTGGCGGGTCTGGAACCGACGAGACGGGCCAAGAGGGAGGTGAAGGGTTCGGTGGCGGCGGTGGCATGCAAGCGACCCCACTGGGCGTCGTCGAAGTGACCCCTGACGAGACGCGATTCCTCAGATTCGGCACTGGTCGCCGACTCGTGGGTGTCCTCGCCCTCGGAATCGGCCTCGGACTCGCTCTCGGGCGTCTCCTGCGCCGCTGAATCACCGACAGAGCATCGACTACACCTTTTTCTGGCACCGACCCAACAACACCGGTATGTCTCGCCGTTTCGGTCTCGGTGCCTTCGTCATCGGGATGCTCGCTGCGGTTCTCGCTGCTTTGGTTCGGGCCACGATGCCTCTCGCGGACCTCGCTGTCCCCGACGCTGACGTCCTCCTCGCAAAGGGATTGTCGGCACTCGCTGTGTTGCTTATCACCTACGGCGTCTACCGGTTCTTGATGGGCGTCCTCGTCTCTCGAATCTCCGATAGACGGCGCGCACACGACCTCCGAAACGTTCTCAGACTCGTCCTCGGCCTCGTCGGCCTCGTCGGTATCCTCGGCGCGTTCACAGAACAGTGGCTCGGTGTCCTCGTCTCGTTCGGTGTCATCGGGTTCGCCGTCACCTTTGCCCTCCAGCAACCGATTCTCTCGCTCATCGGCTGGGTCTACGTCGTCATCAAGCGCCCGTACGTCGTCGGAGACCGCGTCACCATCGCCAACGTCTCCGGTGACGTCGCAGAGGTCGACTTCCTCGTCACTACGCTCTGGGAGACCGGTGGCGGCCTCACGTCGAACCAACCCTCGGGTCGGACAGTCACCGTTCCGAACTCGCTCGTCCTCTCGTCGGAAGTCGTCAACCACGGGGCGCTGTTCGACCGCATCTGGACCGAAGTTCCGATTCAGGCGTCGTTCGAGACCGACATTCCGTTCGTCCGCGACCTGATGCTCGAGGTGGCCGAAGACGAATTCGGCGACGAGATTCGCGCTGCGATGGAGCGATACCAGTCCCGTCTCGACCAGTCGCCGCTGGAGTTGAACGTTCCTAGCGGTGCTTCTGTCAACATCGCACAGGAGGAGTCGTGGGTCGTGTTCAAACTCCGCGTCCTCGTCCCGCCGACTGCCGCCCAGAGGGCCCGGAACCGCCTGTACGAACGCATCCTGACTCGACTCGCCGAACATCCAGACCGCGTTAGCTTCCCGGTCAGTCGGAACCGGTGAGGGAACGCCACTACCTGTCTCCCATCGAAACCCGCAAATCCCCCGCGCCCAAGGAGGAACCGATGGAAACGGGTGTCATCGACCTCGCGGACCTCGACGGAGCGTTCGACCTCCAGTCGACGCTCGAAAGCGGTCAGTCGTACCTCTGGGACCGGCCAGACGGTCGAATGTACGAACGCGACGCGGCCTACGGTGGCGACGCGTGGTACCAGACGGTCGTCCCACCGCTCGACGGTGTCTCCGACGAGACGGCCGTCGTTCGGGTGCGTCAGACCGACGGCACGCTCGCGTGGCAGTCAAACGTCGATGCCGTCCCGATTCTGACGCACCTGCTCCGCCTCGACGACGACTTAGACGCCATCGTCGAGCAGATGCCCGACGAACCGCTCGTGAACCGGGCGTACGACGCCTATCCCGGAATGCGAATCGTTCGGGACCCACCGTTTGGCTGTCTCGTCTCGTTCATCTGCTCTGCGCAGATGCGTGTCTCACGAATCTTCGGGATGCAGTCGCGCCTCCGCGAGACGTACGGTGAGCAGGTCGAGTTCGACGGGGAGACGCACTTCGCGTACCCCACCGCAGAACGTCTCGCCGAAGCAACCGAGGACGAACTCCGTGACCTCAGTCTGGGCTACCGCGCACCCTACGTGCAGCGAACCGCCGAGATGGTTGCGTCGGGCGAGGCGACGCCTTCTGCGGCACTCGGACGCGACTACGAGGACGCCCGCGACTACCTGACGAACTTCGTCGGCGTCGGCGACAAGGTCGCAGACTGTGTCCTCTTGTTTTCGCTCGGCTATCTCGAAGCCGTCCCGCTCGACACGTGGATTCGGTCGGCAATCGAGGACCACTACCCAGATTGTGACCGCGGAAACTACACGGAGACGTCGCGGGCGATTCGTGACCGTCTCGGTGGGGCGTACGCCGGCTACACACAGACGTACGTGTTCCACTATCTCCGGTCCGGCGGCGAGTAGAACAGCCGGTTCGACGGGCAGGAGTGGCCATCGTCAGCCATCGATTGCCCACGTCGCACACCGGGTGGCAAGAAGGTTGATACCGCTCGCGGCACAAGTTCACGATGACCATGGACTGCAGAGTCGTCGTCGAGGCCGCGGTCCCAGTGTACGACGTAGAGACAGAAGACGAGGCGATTCGCATCGCCATCTCCAAGACGGGTGAGATGCTCAACCCGGACCTGAAATACGTCGAGATAAACATGGGTTCCCGTACCTCCCCTGGTGGTGAGACGCTCCCGCCGGCGTTCATCGCCGCAGACGAAGCCCTCGTCGCCCTCGAACTGGAGATGACCGTCTTCAACGTCGAACAAGAAGAACACGCGTCGCGAATCGCCCGCAAAGAGATTGGACAGCGTCTCGAACACATTCCGCTGAAGATACTCTCGGTCGAGGTGCTCGACGACGAACCGACCGATACCGATGGGAACGGAGACGACAAAGAACTCATCCCCGAGTTCGACGACCTCGTCGACGACCGCTAGACAGACTGCTCTCCTTTTTCGGCAGTGCTCGCGTCGTACAGTGAGTTCGCGTCGTACAGCAGGTACGTCAGGAGAGAGTGCAGTCGCTCGTGGTCTGTTGCTTCGTGGAGGAGAACGCTACTGTTGTTCGTGCTGGTTCAGTCGGCTTGTGCAGCGACTGGCTCTGGTTCTGCTTCACGCATTGCCCCAGTGATTCCCTTTGCCAGTTTAAACACGGCTGCCTTGTGGTCTGTCTTAGATTTGTGGATGGACGTCGGTCGGACGCCGAGCGTGTCGTACTCCGTGAGCTCGATGTCTTCGTCTTCCCACGCTTCAATCTGTGTGTGTACTTCGGCGAGCAGGCCGTGCAGATGGATGAGTTCCTGCTTCTTCATGAGCAAACACGGCTTGAAACCGAGGGGATATAGTATTATCTTGAGTCACGTTAGCACTCGACTCCCTTAAACGGCCGATTATCGGGGTCTCAGGCAGAATTTCGTGTTCGTCTGTTTTCAATTTGGTTTATGTTTCCGGTATTGATTCCCCAAACGACCAGAAATCTATCGAGTACTTTATACCAGTATGTAGCGCGCACCTCGGTGAGGGTCGTGAATATTTTACGCACTGCCAAATGTACAGTCGCGTATGGACTACGACGAGCAACTGAAACGGGCGCTTTCGGAGGCTCCAGACGTCAGCGAGGGTAGCGACCGATTCACTGTTCCCGACCCGGTGGTCCGCCAAGAGGGGAACGCAACGGTCTACGAGAACTTTGCTGAGACGCACGACCGATTGGCGCGCGCGCCGGACCACCTCCAGAAGTTCCTCCAGTCCGAGCTGGGGACGAGCGCCCAACTCGACGACAAGGGTCGCGTCCGATTCACCGGCGAGTTCAAACAGCGACGTGTCGCCGAGGCACTCGACGACTACGTCGAGTCGTTCGTACTGTGCAGTGAGTGTGACTCGCCAGACACGCGGTTGGTCACCGAACAGGGCGCAAAAGTACTGAAGTGTGACGCGTGCGGTGCGCTCTCGGCAATTCCTGACCTGTAAACACGACCCAGAGTCAGTCCGTTCTTAGTCGAACTGCTTGAGCGTCTGTAGGTCGCGTTCTGTCCGCATGAACTCAGCAGTACGCCGTGTCGCACCACAGGATTGACACGAGAAGTTGTCCCGATGAGCCGGGAGCGACGTCGGATTTGTCTCCCAGTCTTTTCCACATTCGGGGCATAAGAGCCGGACGAACGCTTCGACCATACTCAGATATGCTTCGGGAGTGCGGATAAATCTTGTTACGGTTTGGCACATTTTAGAAAAAGCGTGGGCTCCCACCCCCACCGAAACCGCTCAGGCGAACAGGCTCTCGTCCTGTACTTCGAGGAGTTCTTTGTATCGGTTGCGGATGGTGACCTCTGAGATGTCTGCGACTTTCGAGACTTCGCTCTGCGTCACCTTCTCGTTGGTGAGCAGCGCGGCCGCGTAGACGGCGGCGGCAGCGAGGCCGACCGGCGACTTCCCTGAGTGGACGCCCGTCTCTTTCGCCCCACGGAGCAGTTGACGTGCCTGTCGTTCTGCTTCGTCCGAGAGGCCGAGTTCACTGGCGAACCGTGGAACGTACTGCTCGGGGTCCGCGGGCTTGATTTCGAGCTTCAGTTCGCGGACGACGTAGCGGTACGTCCGGGTCAGTTCCATCTTGTCCACGCGGGAGACCTTCTCCAGTTCGTCCAGTGACCGGGGCGTTCCGGCCATGCGGGCCGCGGCGTAGAGGGACGCGGTGGCGACGCCCTCGATGGAGCGGCCGGGGAGCAGGTCGTCGTTGAGTGCGCGGCGGTAGATGACCGAGGCAGTCTCACGGACGTTCTCGGGGAGACCGAGGGCCGATGCCATCCGGTCGATTTCACCGAGTGCCTGCTTCAGGTTGCGCTCCTTGGAGTCGCGGGTGCGGAAGCGTTCGTTCCACGTGCGAAGACGCTGCATCTGCTCACGCTGTCGGGGAGACAGGGACTTCCCGTAGGCGTCCTTGTTCTGCCAACCGATGTTGGTCGACAGTCCCTTGTCGTGCATCATCTTCGTCGTCGGGGCACCGACGCGGGACTTGCTGTCTCGCTCGGCGGAGTCGAAGGCGCGCCATTCGGGGCCGCGGTCGACGACGGTGTCCTCGACGACGAGACCACACTCACGGCAGACGGTCTCACCGTGTTCGGAGTCGTGCACGAGTTGACCGCTGCACTCGGGGCACACCTGCTCTTCGTCTCGCTGTCGCTCGTCTCGCTCGGACTCACGAGACTGTACGTCTCGGGCCTTCGCGTCGGTGCTGTAGGTTCGGGTGGTGGTGGTATCGCTCATTATGAGTTGGGAGGCGTCGACACGTCTCGGCCGGGAGAGGATGAGAAGACGAAAGAACTATCCGGCGGGGACGGGCCTTACCAACAGTAAGGCCGAAAAGCATATAAATTTTTCGCTGATTTACGACGGGTAATCGCACGATGTGAACGAATTGTCGTGAAGGTAAGGACACGAAGTCGCGTTCTCGGTGGCGAATGGAATAATAAATCACTTTCGTCCAATTAGAGCCAGCTTTCGTGCCGAAAATAGACCAATAAGATACCAGAGACTGCGGCCATCCCCAGCATCGTCGCGGCGTAGCCGTACTTCCATCCAAGTTCGGGCATGTTGAACGCAGAGACGGCGGGGTCGAAGTTCATCCCGAAGATACCGACGACGAGCGTAAGGGGCAGGATGATGGTGGCGACGACTGTGAGCGTCTTCATCACCTCGTTGGTGGACTGTGAGAGCGTGTTGAGGTAGATATCACGCGCACCACGTGCGAGGTCTCTGTAGGTCTCTGTGAGGTCGACGAGTTCGACGAGGTGGTCGTACACGTCGCGGTAGTACTTCTCCGTCACCTCACGAACGAAGTCGGGGTCGCCGCGAGCGAGAACACTGGCGGCCTCGCGGGTCGGCCACACCGTCTTTCGGAACGAGAGCAAGTCGCGTCGAATCTCGTTCAGACCTTCCAAAATCGTCGGGTCCGGTCCGTCGAAGATGGTGTCCTCGATGGCTTCTATCTCCTCTCCAACCTCGTCTAAGAGGTCGAAGTAGTCGTCGACGACTCGGTCGATGACGTGGTAGGCCACGAAGTCGGGGCCGAAGCGGAGAAATCGCGTCTCTCCCGACTCGACGGAGTCCCACACCCGGTCGATTGGGGAGAGGCTCCGACGAGTCAGCGTCACGAGCCAGTCGTCGCCGAAACAGAGTCCGATTGGCCTGGTCAGGACCTCGTCTTCGAACACCTGTTCCCCTGCTCGAAGCGCCGCTTTCCGGAGGATGACGAAGGTGTAGTCGTCGTACATCTCCGTCTTGGGTCGGGCATCGTTGCGGACGTCTTCGACCGTGAGCGGGTGGATTCCGAACGCGTCCGCGACGCGAGCGAAGTCTGCTTCCTCGGTGGCGCGGACCCACGTCGTTCCGTCGGCATCACGCGCCTCCGTCAGTTCGGCTTCGTCGTAGGTGGTCACCCCGCCGTCGTCGTAGACGAGCGCGGAGATCACGTCTGCCCTCCGACGGCCCACAGGGTGATGCCGACCATGACAGCCGTCAACGAGAACGCACGACCCGGATAGGCGACGAGTGTTCCAGCGACGTAGCCGACGACGCCAAGTATCGTCGTGGCGATTCCAGTCGTTCGAAGGCGATTCATAGAACCACGGACCCGTGCCTGCGAGAAAAAGTCTCGCCCGACGACACCTCGGTGACGGGCGGTGTGCGGAACTGCCGAGTAGTTACGCTTCGGACGGATGCTCGATGGAACGCATCAGTTCGAGGATGTTGTCTTCTTCACCATCGAGTTGCTGCGGGTAGACGCCGATGGCGACGATGAAGTCGTCGCCGTCACGGACTTTGGTCACGTGGACGTAGACGTCGACCTGTCTGTCGTTGGCGAACGTCGCTTTGGCGCTGTACTTCGTCACGTTGGCGGTTTCACCGAGAATCTGGACGTTCCGCGAGTTCACCTGTTCGACGTCGGTGAGGCCCCGGTACTGACTCTGGACGAGGCCAATCAACTGGTCGTTGGAGTAGTCGCCGATGGGGTTCAGCGTCTCGCCGGCGACTTCCACTGCTGGCGTCGAGATGACGCTGAACACGCCCAGTTTTGCTTCGAAGAAGCCGAGGTCGATCTTCTTCTCGTACGTCGTGATGTGGTTGCTCGCGACGACCTGGCGCTCTTGGCCGGCGACCGAGAAGGTTCGGTTCACTTCGAGCGTCCGTGTTCCGTTCGTCTCGTAGCCGGCGTTGGACGCGACTGTCGCGTCGGTCGCGGCAGGCTCAGATTCGAACGTCAACGACTCTTCACCGGTGAGCACGCCGAGGCACCCACTCGTGAGAACGAGCGCTGCGAACGCGAACGCAGCGAGTGCGTGTTTGGAGACCATTACTCCGAATGTCCGTCTCTCCGGCTATAAGTTAGGTGGCTTGTTAGTCAGCAAGTCCACGAGATTCGTTCTCGCGGCGGATGACGCGTCCGCTGTAGAGGTAGTACAGCGGGGCGACGAACGGGAGCGCGAACGACGCCCCGAACCAGAGGTGTCGCGAGGCTCCCCAGTCGATGCCCTGACTCCGAAGCGACTTGATGTCTGCGCGGATGAGGCCCGCGTAGAACAGGTGTGTGACCACGTAGACGGTGAACGCCGGTTCCGGGCCGATGAACAGCGAGACGCCGGTGAAGATGACGAACCCAATGGCGTAGATGACGGGTATCACGCCCCGGTACCGGCCGCGTGCTTTGCGCTGTTTCTGTTGGCGCTCGCGCTCGACCTCCCTCCCACGGCGGTACTCGTCGGTGCTCATGTACGCACCGAAGTATCGGCACCGAAAAAGTGGTTCGCTCCGCTGACTCGCCTCACCCGAGGTACTTCACGTCGACGGTGTGGCCCGCTCTCGTCGGGAACTCCACGGTGTCGCGGAGGTGGGACCGAACCGCCGTGCGCCACTCGGTGACTGCGTTCGTGTGGTGTTCGTGATGCGTCTCCAGTTCGTATGGTTCGGGACGCGTGTCGTCGACTTCGGGATACGTCGGGACCGCCTCGTCGAAGAAGACCTCGGGGTCGAGGTGAATCGGCGACGGGTCGACGTAATCAGTCCCTTCTCCACCGGTCAGGTGGATGCGCGCTCGCATGCGTCCGTAAAATGGCGGTGTTACCCGGAGGACGACCGGCCGGTTGGCTCTTCGGTTCGCTTCGAACGCCGAGACGAGGTCGTCGGTTGTCACTGCAATCGAGCGCACGACACTCGGGTCGGACGACCCGTACGTCTCGTTCAATCGCCGGCCCGACGTCGGCCAGTCACCGACGAGGGTCGAAGTTCGCCGCTGCACTCGGGACACGTGGCACGGTACGATGCAGGGCTCACTGTCGTTTGACACTCACGACAAACGTACGATGTCCTCTCCATCGACAAGTGGTAAGGCACTGGTCATGTTAAAACTTACCATGGGTGTTTCCCACATACAACCGCCACAGACGGCACGCTCGCCCGGCGGTCCGTGCCCTTTTACCTGAATGGGACGCAACCCGCCACCATGACAGACGCATGGTTCGCCGACGCGAACCCAGACGACCCCGCGTCCGGGGCACACAGCATCCGCGAGGGGCGTGCCGACGCCCCCGCGGAGTGGCCGGCCGTGGCCGTCGAGAGCGGATTCGCTGCCGACGAGGACGACTACTACGAGAAACTTCGTGAGGCGACACTCGCCGCTGCCAGTGCGGAAGTTGCCGAACGCGAACGCGCCGACGACCTCCAACTCGCACACGCAGTCCGCGCGATGGACGACGCCGAGCGAACTGCGAACGAACTCGCAGAGCGAGTCGTCGAGTGGGCCGGAACGCTGTACGACGACGTTCCCCGTGGCCTCGATGGCGTCCGCGACATCGCTGCCCGCGACCCGACGACGGCCGCCGAAGAGCGCGTGGTCTCCTACGCGACGCGTGCTATCGACCTCCTTGACGAGCGTGACGACCTCCGGACCTTCATCGAAGAACGTGCGCCAGCAGTCGCACCGAACCTCTCGGAGATGGCCGGTCCAGTCCTCACCGCGCGACTCATCTCGCTCGCGGGGAGTCTCGACCGCCTCGCCAAAGCACCGAGCGGGACGGTGCAGGTACTCGGCGCCGAGGACGCCCTGTTCGCCCACCTGAAGGGCCGTGCGACGTCGCCGAAACACGGCGTCATCTTCACCCACGAGTACGTTCGCGGGACGCGTCCGCAGGACCGCGGGTCGGCCGCGCGCGCGTTCGCAGGGAAACTCTCCATCGCGGCCCGTATCGACTACTACTCGGGCGACTACCGTCCCGAGATTCACACCGAACTCGCCGAGCGAATGGCGACGATTCGCGCTCGCGCCGAGGAGGGAGACGAATGAGCGACGACCTCCCTGCCGGCGTCGAACGCCGGACCTTCGATGGACGCGAGCGACTCTCCACACAGGGTGCGCCGGTGTACGGCGAACCAACCGACGCAGACGGATGGCGCGCGTGGGACGCTGGTCGCTCGAAACTCGGCGGAATGCTCGAACTCGGGATGGACACGGGCCTCGTCGGCGGCGAGACGGTCCTCTACCTCGGTGCCGCGGCGGGGACGACAGTCTCGCACGTCGCAGACTTCGCCGGGCCGACGTACGCCGTCGAGTTCGCACCGCGTCCAGTTCGTGACCTCGTGGGCGTGGCCGAGGACCGCGACAATCTCTTCCCACTGCTGAAAGACGCGCGCGACCCAGAATCGTACGCGCACGTCGTCGAATCCGACGTCGATGCGCTCGTGATGGACGTTGCAACCCGCGGACAGGCGACTGTAGCGCTCCGCAACGAACAGTTCTTGGCGGACGACGGCCGCCTCCTCATGGCAGTCAAGGCCCGAAGTGAGGACGTGACTGCCGACCCCGACGACGTGTTCGACGACGTCCTCGCTACCCTCGAATCGGGATACGAAATCCTCGAAACCGCCCGACTGGACCGGTTCCACGCCGACCACCTCGGCATCGTAGCCCGCCCGAAGTGACGGCAGTTGACGCGCTCACCTCGTCGGCGTAGTCGTCAGCGACCTATCACCATCCGCCGTTTCGACCACTCGGAGTCGTGCGACGCGTTCGCCGGGGTCCACTGCGTTTTTAATTAGGGGCATCTTACGCGGTTGCGATGGAACTAGGGTCGGCGGATGCCTTCGACCGAATGGGGACGCTCGGCGTCGAAGAGGAGTTCTATATCGTCGATGCCGACGGTCGCCCCACGTCGGGTATCGACGATTTGGTCTATGGACCGGAACCCCCGGAACCGCTCGTTGGGCGACTCGACCACGAACTGTTCGAGTTCACTATCGAAACACAGACGCCCCTCA
The genomic region above belongs to Haloferax marinisediminis and contains:
- a CDS encoding spore germination protein GerW family protein, whose amino-acid sequence is MNPEDTTSTGSHEIDVEATERRFVSPLESIVSADARTVYGDPVTVGERTIVPVARIAYGIGMGGGSGTDETGQEGGEGFGGGGGMQATPLGVVEVTPDETRFLRFGTGRRLVGVLALGIGLGLALGRLLRR
- a CDS encoding mechanosensitive ion channel family protein, which codes for MSRRFGLGAFVIGMLAAVLAALVRATMPLADLAVPDADVLLAKGLSALAVLLITYGVYRFLMGVLVSRISDRRRAHDLRNVLRLVLGLVGLVGILGAFTEQWLGVLVSFGVIGFAVTFALQQPILSLIGWVYVVIKRPYVVGDRVTIANVSGDVAEVDFLVTTLWETGGGLTSNQPSGRTVTVPNSLVLSSEVVNHGALFDRIWTEVPIQASFETDIPFVRDLMLEVAEDEFGDEIRAAMERYQSRLDQSPLELNVPSGASVNIAQEESWVVFKLRVLVPPTAAQRARNRLYERILTRLAEHPDRVSFPVSRNR
- a CDS encoding DNA-3-methyladenine glycosylase family protein translates to METGVIDLADLDGAFDLQSTLESGQSYLWDRPDGRMYERDAAYGGDAWYQTVVPPLDGVSDETAVVRVRQTDGTLAWQSNVDAVPILTHLLRLDDDLDAIVEQMPDEPLVNRAYDAYPGMRIVRDPPFGCLVSFICSAQMRVSRIFGMQSRLRETYGEQVEFDGETHFAYPTAERLAEATEDELRDLSLGYRAPYVQRTAEMVASGEATPSAALGRDYEDARDYLTNFVGVGDKVADCVLLFSLGYLEAVPLDTWIRSAIEDHYPDCDRGNYTETSRAIRDRLGGAYAGYTQTYVFHYLRSGGE
- a CDS encoding DUF555 domain-containing protein, with the protein product MDCRVVVEAAVPVYDVETEDEAIRIAISKTGEMLNPDLKYVEINMGSRTSPGGETLPPAFIAADEALVALELEMTVFNVEQEEHASRIARKEIGQRLEHIPLKILSVEVLDDEPTDTDGNGDDKELIPEFDDLVDDR
- a CDS encoding UPF0058 family protein, which encodes MKKQELIHLHGLLAEVHTQIEAWEDEDIELTEYDTLGVRPTSIHKSKTDHKAAVFKLAKGITGAMREAEPEPVAAQAD
- a CDS encoding translation initiation factor IF-2 subunit beta → MDYDEQLKRALSEAPDVSEGSDRFTVPDPVVRQEGNATVYENFAETHDRLARAPDHLQKFLQSELGTSAQLDDKGRVRFTGEFKQRRVAEALDDYVESFVLCSECDSPDTRLVTEQGAKVLKCDACGALSAIPDL
- a CDS encoding DUF7836 family putative zinc-binding protein, with protein sequence MVEAFVRLLCPECGKDWETNPTSLPAHRDNFSCQSCGATRRTAEFMRTERDLQTLKQFD
- a CDS encoding transcription initiation factor IIB, producing MSDTTTTRTYSTDAKARDVQSRESERDERQRDEEQVCPECSGQLVHDSEHGETVCRECGLVVEDTVVDRGPEWRAFDSAERDSKSRVGAPTTKMMHDKGLSTNIGWQNKDAYGKSLSPRQREQMQRLRTWNERFRTRDSKERNLKQALGEIDRMASALGLPENVRETASVIYRRALNDDLLPGRSIEGVATASLYAAARMAGTPRSLDELEKVSRVDKMELTRTYRYVVRELKLEIKPADPEQYVPRFASELGLSDEAERQARQLLRGAKETGVHSGKSPVGLAAAAVYAAALLTNEKVTQSEVSKVADISEVTIRNRYKELLEVQDESLFA
- the corA gene encoding magnesium/cobalt transporter CorA, translated to MISALVYDDGGVTTYDEAELTEARDADGTTWVRATEEADFARVADAFGIHPLTVEDVRNDARPKTEMYDDYTFVILRKAALRAGEQVFEDEVLTRPIGLCFGDDWLVTLTRRSLSPIDRVWDSVESGETRFLRFGPDFVAYHVIDRVVDDYFDLLDEVGEEIEAIEDTIFDGPDPTILEGLNEIRRDLLSFRKTVWPTREAASVLARGDPDFVREVTEKYYRDVYDHLVELVDLTETYRDLARGARDIYLNTLSQSTNEVMKTLTVVATIILPLTLVVGIFGMNFDPAVSAFNMPELGWKYGYAATMLGMAAVSGILLVYFRHESWL
- a CDS encoding DUF6517 family protein, translating into MVSKHALAAFAFAALVLTSGCLGVLTGEESLTFESEPAATDATVASNAGYETNGTRTLEVNRTFSVAGQERQVVASNHITTYEKKIDLGFFEAKLGVFSVISTPAVEVAGETLNPIGDYSNDQLIGLVQSQYRGLTDVEQVNSRNVQILGETANVTKYSAKATFANDRQVDVYVHVTKVRDGDDFIVAIGVYPQQLDGEEDNILELMRSIEHPSEA
- a CDS encoding rubrerythrin-like domain-containing protein, which produces MERTSYVCRECQTTVSPASYRATCPECSGELRPSSVTGRRRAGD
- a CDS encoding NOP5/NOP56 family protein, which produces MTDAWFADANPDDPASGAHSIREGRADAPAEWPAVAVESGFAADEDDYYEKLREATLAAASAEVAERERADDLQLAHAVRAMDDAERTANELAERVVEWAGTLYDDVPRGLDGVRDIAARDPTTAAEERVVSYATRAIDLLDERDDLRTFIEERAPAVAPNLSEMAGPVLTARLISLAGSLDRLAKAPSGTVQVLGAEDALFAHLKGRATSPKHGVIFTHEYVRGTRPQDRGSAARAFAGKLSIAARIDYYSGDYRPEIHTELAERMATIRARAEEGDE
- a CDS encoding fibrillarin-like rRNA/tRNA 2'-O-methyltransferase; the encoded protein is MSDDLPAGVERRTFDGRERLSTQGAPVYGEPTDADGWRAWDAGRSKLGGMLELGMDTGLVGGETVLYLGAAAGTTVSHVADFAGPTYAVEFAPRPVRDLVGVAEDRDNLFPLLKDARDPESYAHVVESDVDALVMDVATRGQATVALRNEQFLADDGRLLMAVKARSEDVTADPDDVFDDVLATLESGYEILETARLDRFHADHLGIVARPK